One region of Cloacibacillus sp. An23 genomic DNA includes:
- a CDS encoding KpsF/GutQ family sugar-phosphate isomerase translates to MNLPYEREEKKISNEELIKTGREILRKEAASLEAAAGRLGDEIVKAAHLVSRCGGRVVVTGLGKSGHVGRKSAATFASLGVPAFFLHATEGAHGDLGMVCREDVGYFLSNSGETHELIDIIPYFKRIGAPIIAVTGNPESSLAREADVVLNSHVDAEADPLGLAPTSSTTLQMAIGDAVAGMATLLLGLQKEDFALFHPGGSLGKRLLLRVRDLMGSGDKLPLTNVHARVRDAIFDITSKGYGATAIVGDGGELVGVFTDGDLRRFIEKNGVEGLEHPVSEAMTTHPRVISPDSLAVEAVRIVEQWEVSALIVVDKDNRPVGMVHIHEILKAGVA, encoded by the coding sequence ATGAATCTTCCATACGAACGCGAAGAGAAGAAAATTTCCAACGAAGAGCTGATAAAGACCGGGCGCGAGATACTGCGCAAGGAGGCCGCGTCGCTCGAGGCCGCGGCGGGGCGTCTCGGCGACGAGATAGTCAAGGCTGCGCACTTAGTCAGCCGCTGCGGAGGGCGCGTAGTCGTGACCGGGCTCGGCAAATCGGGGCACGTCGGGCGCAAGAGCGCCGCGACCTTCGCGTCGCTCGGAGTCCCGGCCTTCTTCCTGCACGCGACCGAAGGCGCGCACGGCGACCTCGGCATGGTCTGCCGCGAGGACGTAGGCTACTTCCTCAGCAACAGCGGCGAGACTCACGAACTCATAGACATCATCCCTTATTTCAAAAGGATCGGCGCGCCGATAATCGCCGTCACCGGCAATCCCGAGTCGTCGCTCGCACGCGAGGCGGACGTGGTGCTCAACAGCCACGTCGATGCCGAGGCCGACCCGCTCGGCCTCGCCCCGACGAGCAGCACGACGCTCCAGATGGCGATAGGCGACGCAGTCGCGGGCATGGCGACGCTGCTGCTCGGCCTCCAGAAGGAAGACTTCGCTCTCTTCCATCCGGGCGGCTCGCTCGGCAAGCGCCTGCTGCTCCGCGTGCGCGACCTCATGGGCAGCGGCGACAAGCTGCCGCTCACGAACGTCCACGCGCGCGTCCGCGACGCGATATTCGATATCACGAGCAAGGGCTACGGCGCGACGGCCATCGTCGGCGACGGCGGAGAACTCGTCGGCGTCTTCACAGACGGAGACCTGCGCCGCTTCATTGAGAAAAACGGCGTAGAAGGGCTGGAACATCCGGTCTCCGAGGCTATGACGACCCACCCGCGCGTGATATCTCCCGACAGCCTCGCTGTCGAAGCGGTGCGCATCGTCGAGCAGTGGGAGGTCTCGGCCCTCATCGTCGTTGATAAAGACAACCGTCCCGTCGGCATGGTACACATCCACGAGATACTCAAGGCGGGGGTGGCGTAG
- the kdsA gene encoding 3-deoxy-8-phosphooctulonate synthase, with amino-acid sequence MKVSDSNSVRVVKVGNVSVGGGTLAVAAGPCVLDTYEEALMIAKTMKEYCAEFGFGYIFKASFDKANRTSIKSYRGPGIEKGLEWLSAIGREAGVPVVTDVHEPWQAEAAAKHVDLIQIPAFLCRQTDLLAAASRTGKPLNVKKAQFMAPEDMASVLGKCRESGCEDVILCERGTEFGYHELSVDFRSLPVMRSLGVPVMFDATHSVQKPGGKGTCSGGDRSFVLPLIRAAAAIGIDALFMEVHPEPDRAKCDGPNSIPLAKVREVLRQTYEIDKTARGELGFSRLDWAEE; translated from the coding sequence ATGAAGGTGTCCGACTCAAATAGCGTAAGAGTTGTTAAGGTTGGAAACGTCTCCGTCGGAGGTGGAACGCTTGCCGTCGCCGCTGGTCCGTGCGTGCTCGACACCTACGAAGAGGCGCTCATGATCGCGAAGACGATGAAGGAATACTGCGCCGAATTCGGCTTCGGCTATATATTCAAGGCTTCCTTCGACAAGGCGAACCGGACTTCGATAAAGAGCTACCGCGGCCCCGGCATAGAGAAGGGGCTCGAGTGGCTCTCCGCGATAGGGCGCGAGGCCGGAGTCCCCGTCGTCACGGACGTTCACGAGCCGTGGCAGGCCGAGGCCGCCGCGAAGCACGTCGATCTCATCCAGATACCGGCCTTCCTCTGCCGCCAGACGGACCTGCTCGCGGCGGCGAGCCGCACGGGGAAGCCGCTCAATGTGAAGAAGGCGCAGTTCATGGCCCCCGAGGACATGGCCTCGGTGCTCGGCAAATGCCGCGAGAGCGGCTGCGAGGACGTGATACTCTGCGAGCGCGGCACGGAGTTCGGCTATCATGAGCTTTCGGTGGACTTCCGCTCGCTGCCGGTCATGCGCTCGCTCGGCGTCCCCGTCATGTTCGACGCGACGCACAGCGTGCAGAAGCCCGGAGGCAAAGGGACGTGCAGCGGAGGCGACCGTTCGTTCGTCCTGCCGCTGATACGCGCGGCGGCTGCGATAGGCATCGACGCGCTGTTCATGGAGGTACATCCGGAGCCGGACCGCGCCAAGTGCGACGGGCCGAACTCGATACCGCTCGCCAAAGTGCGCGAAGTTCTGCGCCAGACATACGAAATAGACAAAACAGCGCGCGGGGAGCTAGGCTTCTCGCGGCTCGACTGGGCGGAGGAATAG
- the lpxK gene encoding tetraacyldisaccharide 4'-kinase, producing the protein MSKLLRSYLKYARGEGGSPLWGFLWPCQFVTRAWMRLRIGFYKRGIFSVADPVLPVVSIGNNCFGGTNKTPMAEYVVRQFAEAGIKAGLVSRGYRTKEHPPLWIGQDKKSTRRDFAGDEPLMLSRRLPDAKVVVSRKRIEGVKLLASLGAEVAVTDDTFQHRKMGRDVDIVLVDSTCPFGNGQVLPAGSMREPMSAFRRADIIVLTKANQARPEAIDEIKEKISPYVTEDKIFVADIKLESWMAREAGGCEHAVDEEGFVPRGKYIALSAIGNPGGFYQFLDELGVAVAERRTYRDHHILTENEIAELERLAAATGADGFVCTEKDLANMPRKLSLNLPLYVPCIKVSLRDPLGFRRKILEKLRPAFLVASNGNGEDAMGVVLAKKLKARFPSARVDAFALVGSGKPYTMNGINVVSPPAEMPSGGVVKYHLRDLVSDVRHGLGGAIRRQMKKMRELYGKYRTPICVGDVYLLLSVLWGQGMKPLFVATAKSVHLNGHMRIEKWLMRRRCILVWTRDEETARELVAAGVPAVFQGNPIMDLLDETNEPAFAWNGEGFKILLLPGSRPRAYEDIKLVLDTVTLLASRMECCFVMVPAPTIDLKKMTESLDGWKLSEDGLTLSSVAASVAICRAPVAAAAYGAELLIGLGGTANQLCAGLGVPVVSIIERGKLRQKKLLRDAEVLVPAEPAELAAAAERILTDPELRRSMQEAGIKNLGRMGALDNVVEYCAAELGWDARCSVYEKYKKYLDSLGEKETKGEGADEGVRLK; encoded by the coding sequence ATGTCTAAGTTGCTTCGCAGCTACCTTAAATACGCGCGCGGCGAGGGCGGCTCACCTCTGTGGGGCTTCCTCTGGCCCTGCCAGTTCGTCACGCGCGCCTGGATGAGGCTGCGCATAGGCTTTTACAAGCGCGGGATATTCTCCGTCGCCGACCCGGTGCTTCCCGTCGTGAGCATCGGCAACAACTGCTTCGGCGGCACCAACAAGACTCCGATGGCTGAGTACGTCGTGCGCCAGTTCGCCGAAGCCGGCATCAAGGCCGGCCTCGTGAGCCGCGGCTACAGGACGAAGGAACATCCGCCGCTATGGATAGGACAGGATAAAAAAAGCACGCGCCGCGATTTCGCGGGCGACGAGCCTCTGATGCTCTCGCGCCGTCTGCCCGACGCGAAGGTCGTCGTCTCGCGCAAGCGCATCGAGGGCGTGAAGCTGCTCGCTTCGCTCGGCGCGGAGGTCGCCGTTACGGACGACACCTTTCAGCACAGGAAGATGGGGCGCGACGTGGACATCGTGCTCGTGGACTCGACCTGCCCGTTCGGCAACGGACAGGTGCTGCCGGCCGGGTCGATGCGCGAGCCGATGTCGGCATTCCGCCGCGCCGACATAATCGTGCTGACGAAGGCGAACCAGGCGCGTCCCGAGGCGATAGACGAAATCAAGGAAAAAATCTCGCCGTACGTGACGGAGGACAAGATATTCGTCGCGGACATAAAACTCGAGTCGTGGATGGCGCGCGAGGCCGGCGGCTGCGAGCACGCCGTCGATGAAGAGGGCTTCGTCCCGCGCGGAAAATATATCGCGTTATCCGCGATAGGCAATCCCGGCGGCTTCTATCAGTTCCTCGACGAGCTCGGCGTCGCCGTGGCCGAGCGCCGCACCTACCGCGACCACCACATACTCACGGAAAACGAGATAGCGGAGCTCGAACGCCTCGCCGCAGCGACCGGCGCGGACGGCTTCGTATGCACGGAGAAGGACCTCGCGAACATGCCGAGGAAGCTGAGCCTGAACCTTCCGCTTTACGTCCCGTGCATAAAGGTCTCGCTGCGCGACCCGCTCGGCTTCCGCAGGAAAATTCTCGAAAAGCTGCGCCCGGCGTTTCTCGTCGCCTCGAACGGCAACGGCGAGGATGCGATGGGTGTCGTGCTTGCGAAGAAGCTCAAGGCTCGCTTTCCGAGCGCGAGAGTGGACGCCTTCGCTCTCGTCGGCTCGGGCAAGCCTTACACGATGAACGGAATAAACGTCGTTTCGCCGCCGGCGGAGATGCCGAGCGGCGGCGTCGTGAAGTACCACCTGCGCGACCTCGTGAGCGACGTGCGCCACGGGCTCGGCGGCGCGATACGCCGCCAGATGAAGAAGATGCGCGAGCTCTACGGCAAATACCGCACTCCTATATGCGTCGGCGACGTCTACCTGCTTCTCAGCGTGCTGTGGGGGCAGGGCATGAAGCCGCTCTTCGTCGCTACTGCGAAGTCCGTCCACCTTAACGGCCACATGCGCATCGAGAAATGGCTCATGCGCCGCCGCTGCATCCTCGTCTGGACGCGCGACGAGGAGACGGCGCGCGAGCTCGTCGCCGCCGGCGTGCCGGCCGTCTTTCAGGGCAATCCGATAATGGACCTTCTCGACGAGACGAACGAGCCGGCCTTCGCGTGGAACGGCGAGGGCTTCAAGATACTGCTGCTGCCCGGCAGCCGCCCGCGCGCCTATGAAGACATAAAACTCGTGCTCGACACAGTGACGCTGCTCGCCTCCCGTATGGAGTGCTGCTTCGTCATGGTGCCCGCGCCGACGATAGATTTGAAGAAAATGACGGAAAGCCTTGACGGCTGGAAGCTGTCGGAAGACGGCCTCACACTTTCGTCGGTCGCGGCGTCGGTCGCGATATGCCGCGCGCCGGTCGCGGCGGCGGCCTACGGCGCGGAGCTGCTGATAGGGCTCGGCGGTACTGCGAATCAGCTCTGCGCCGGGCTCGGCGTGCCGGTCGTCTCGATAATAGAGCGCGGCAAGCTGCGCCAGAAAAAGCTGCTGCGCGACGCGGAGGTACTCGTGCCCGCTGAACCGGCGGAGCTCGCGGCGGCCGCGGAGCGCATACTCACCGACCCGGAGCTGCGCCGCTCGATGCAGGAGGCCGGGATAAAGAACCTCGGGCGCATGGGCGCGCTCGACAACGTCGTGGAATACTGCGCGGCGGAGCTGGGCTGGGACGCCCGCTGCAGCGTCTATGAAAAATATAAGAAATATCTCGATTCACTCGGAGAAAAAGAAACGAAAGGCGAAGGAGCTGATGAAGGTGTCCGACTCAAATAG
- a CDS encoding ABC transporter ATP-binding protein — protein sequence MSLNLAKKEEWQSYVRLLKYCLPYKKRLAYAVMCMVLSAIFGIIPPWLIKNVVDDVLIQKKLYMLNVLCVGVVVLYILKAVFAYINLYLMTWVGQKVVIDIRLELYDHTQRLSLLTLYKKRSGEFLSRITNDVATLQNILGSVIVDFVVQGVTFVGIIGLLLFLNWKLTLATFTIIPVAVLVIDKAASKLRRVGSVIQERLAMVAAIAQEALSSIRIVRAFATEEEEYKRFEEESNLHFKALMKGTQVRGILEGFVEVILIAALALILWIGGRSVIAGSLTAGGLIAFCTYVGLLVQPVRVLSRVVSTIQQGVASADRVFEILDEANEVPLAEHPIVHPKMEGRVTFEDVRFSYDESKQVLRDINFEIRPGEKIAIVGPTGAGKSTIADLVMRFYDPQGGAIKIDGIDLRGLELKSYRRQIGVVPQDPVLMKGTLAYNICYGFKGATKDDMIRAAKMAGIYDFIASLPRGFDTEVGERGVTLSGGQRQRVAIARAVVRDPRILIMDEATSSLDALVEQQVQEAMRNAMEGRTAIVIAHRLSTIRDADRIFVLRDGLITESGTHDELVALHGHYYRLFTAGEHVEAE from the coding sequence ATGAGCCTGAACCTTGCGAAGAAAGAAGAATGGCAGTCGTACGTCCGTCTTCTGAAGTACTGCCTGCCTTATAAGAAGCGCCTCGCCTACGCGGTGATGTGTATGGTGCTCTCCGCGATATTCGGCATCATCCCGCCGTGGCTCATCAAGAACGTCGTAGACGACGTGCTCATTCAGAAAAAACTCTACATGCTGAACGTCCTCTGCGTCGGCGTAGTAGTACTCTATATACTCAAGGCGGTCTTCGCCTACATCAACCTCTACCTGATGACGTGGGTCGGGCAGAAGGTCGTCATAGACATAAGGCTCGAGCTCTACGACCACACGCAGCGTCTCTCGCTGCTGACGCTCTACAAAAAGCGCTCGGGCGAGTTCCTATCGCGCATCACGAACGACGTTGCTACGCTCCAGAATATTCTCGGCAGCGTCATCGTCGATTTCGTCGTGCAGGGCGTCACCTTCGTCGGCATCATCGGGCTGCTGCTCTTCCTCAACTGGAAGCTCACGCTCGCGACCTTCACGATAATCCCGGTCGCAGTCCTCGTCATAGACAAGGCGGCGTCTAAGCTGCGCCGCGTCGGCTCCGTCATACAGGAGCGCCTCGCGATGGTCGCGGCGATAGCGCAGGAGGCTCTCTCGTCGATACGCATAGTCCGCGCCTTCGCGACGGAAGAGGAAGAATATAAGCGCTTCGAGGAGGAGAGCAACCTCCACTTCAAAGCCCTGATGAAAGGCACGCAGGTGCGCGGCATACTCGAGGGCTTCGTCGAAGTCATACTCATAGCGGCGCTCGCGCTCATCCTCTGGATAGGCGGGCGCAGCGTCATCGCCGGCTCGCTCACCGCTGGCGGCCTCATAGCCTTCTGCACCTACGTCGGCCTGCTCGTCCAGCCCGTGCGCGTCCTCAGCCGAGTCGTCAGCACGATACAGCAGGGCGTCGCCTCCGCCGACCGCGTCTTTGAAATACTCGACGAGGCGAACGAAGTGCCGCTCGCGGAACATCCGATAGTCCACCCGAAGATGGAGGGACGCGTGACGTTCGAGGACGTGCGTTTCAGCTACGACGAGTCGAAGCAGGTGCTCAGGGATATAAACTTCGAGATACGCCCCGGCGAGAAGATCGCTATAGTCGGGCCAACCGGCGCGGGCAAATCCACGATCGCCGACCTCGTCATGCGTTTCTACGACCCTCAGGGCGGCGCGATAAAGATCGACGGCATTGACCTCCGCGGCCTCGAGCTGAAATCTTACCGCCGCCAGATAGGAGTAGTGCCGCAGGACCCGGTCCTGATGAAGGGGACACTTGCCTACAACATCTGCTACGGATTTAAGGGCGCGACCAAAGACGACATGATTCGCGCCGCGAAGATGGCGGGCATCTACGACTTCATCGCCTCTTTGCCGCGCGGCTTCGACACCGAGGTCGGCGAGCGGGGCGTGACGCTCTCTGGCGGACAGCGCCAGCGCGTGGCGATAGCGCGCGCAGTGGTGCGCGACCCGCGCATACTGATAATGGACGAGGCCACCTCGTCGCTCGACGCGCTTGTCGAGCAGCAGGTGCAGGAGGCGATGCGCAACGCGATGGAAGGGCGCACCGCGATAGTGATAGCTCACAGGCTCTCGACGATTCGCGACGCGGACAGGATATTCGTGCTGCGCGACGGCCTCATCACGGAGTCCGGCACGCACGACGAGCTCGTGGCGCTCCACGGACACTACTACAGGCTCTTCACGGCCGGCGAACACGTGGAAGCGGAATAG
- a CDS encoding lipid-A-disaccharide synthase, giving the protein MSVFISSGEASGDHYTARLAIRLRERGYAGDIWGMGGMESRKAGIRSEWDGERLQLLGLTEVFSAIPSILALRREMVERIMERAPEAVVVCDSPDYHMRLIAKLRARGYRGKIFYISPPTVWAWRSGRADDLRRDVDECLPLFKFEHEYLLSRGCASAWRGHPLLEEYNHRAKGAELGFDYEPGRLVAFLPGSRRSEIKTLLPIMEESAAALGAAGWRPVFSVAPGLNHAVRDEVIARFKEKNILYYDGPGGDLMEAAECAVGASGTITVEALLRRLYMVVTYRLNPISAFVARCVIKTKYYAMANILAGCELFPELLQEKATAGNLTDAALAWLEDRNGLRGRTREVMERARATLGEEGVYDFWCARITGAPA; this is encoded by the coding sequence TTGTCGGTCTTTATAAGCTCCGGCGAAGCCTCCGGCGACCACTACACGGCGCGCCTCGCGATCAGGCTGCGCGAACGCGGCTACGCCGGGGATATATGGGGCATGGGCGGTATGGAGTCGCGGAAGGCCGGCATCCGCTCCGAATGGGACGGCGAGCGGCTTCAGCTTCTCGGTCTGACCGAGGTCTTCTCCGCGATACCGTCGATACTCGCGCTGCGCCGCGAGATGGTCGAGCGCATAATGGAACGCGCGCCCGAGGCGGTCGTCGTATGCGACAGCCCCGACTACCACATGAGGCTGATAGCGAAGCTCCGCGCGCGCGGCTACCGCGGAAAAATATTCTACATCTCGCCGCCCACCGTCTGGGCATGGCGCAGCGGACGCGCGGACGACCTCCGCCGCGACGTGGACGAATGCCTGCCGCTGTTCAAATTTGAACACGAATATCTGCTTTCGCGCGGCTGCGCGAGCGCATGGCGCGGCCACCCGCTTCTCGAGGAGTACAACCACCGCGCGAAAGGGGCGGAGCTCGGCTTCGATTACGAGCCGGGCCGGCTCGTCGCCTTCCTTCCCGGAAGCCGCAGAAGCGAGATAAAGACGCTGCTTCCGATAATGGAAGAGTCCGCCGCCGCGCTCGGCGCCGCCGGATGGCGCCCTGTCTTCTCCGTCGCGCCCGGGCTGAACCACGCCGTGCGCGACGAAGTGATAGCGCGCTTCAAAGAAAAAAATATACTTTACTACGACGGCCCCGGAGGCGACCTCATGGAGGCCGCCGAGTGTGCGGTCGGCGCGAGCGGCACGATAACGGTCGAAGCGCTGCTGCGCCGCCTCTATATGGTCGTGACCTACAGGCTCAACCCGATCTCGGCCTTCGTCGCGCGCTGCGTGATAAAGACCAAATATTACGCGATGGCTAACATTTTGGCCGGATGCGAGCTGTTCCCCGAGCTTTTGCAGGAGAAGGCGACCGCCGGCAACCTTACCGACGCGGCGCTCGCGTGGCTCGAGGACAGGAACGGCCTGCGCGGAAGGACGCGCGAGGTAATGGAACGCGCGCGCGCGACGCTCGGCGAAGAGGGCGTATACGACTTCTGGTGCGCCCGCATAACGGGGGCCCCGGCATGA
- the lpxI gene encoding UDP-2,3-diacylglucosamine diphosphatase LpxI (LpxI, functionally equivalent to LpxH, replaces it in LPS biosynthesis in a minority of bacteria.) → MIVENQIALVAGEGLLPVVIASRLTDQGTPPVVYSIREQIGELSKYALDVVNITKPDFGFTINDMKKRGVKDIIMAGTVSKTLVFKPSLFDLMTQRFLASLVFRDDHSILGAIVDFLEKQGFRVLSYRDIIPDLLAKKGRIAGRAPTREELDDAEYGFDICKKVVPLSFGQTVIVHKRSVIAVEAMEGTDATLLRAGSLCKGGTVAKMMRLDQDERYDIPTVGPDTLMHMAEAKLTCLALHAGWTLILNPEEFARVAERERIAVIGVEVCRSL, encoded by the coding sequence ATGATTGTGGAAAACCAGATAGCTCTAGTCGCCGGAGAAGGACTTCTTCCCGTCGTCATCGCAAGCCGGCTGACGGATCAGGGAACGCCGCCGGTCGTCTACTCGATAAGAGAGCAGATAGGCGAGCTGTCGAAGTACGCGCTCGACGTCGTGAATATAACGAAGCCGGACTTCGGCTTCACGATAAACGATATGAAAAAACGCGGCGTCAAGGACATCATAATGGCCGGAACCGTCTCGAAGACGCTCGTCTTCAAGCCGTCGCTCTTCGACCTTATGACGCAGCGCTTCCTCGCGAGCCTCGTTTTCCGCGACGACCATTCTATACTCGGCGCGATCGTCGATTTTCTGGAAAAGCAGGGCTTCCGCGTGCTGAGCTACCGCGACATAATCCCCGACCTTCTCGCGAAGAAAGGGCGCATCGCCGGGCGCGCGCCGACGCGCGAGGAGCTCGACGACGCGGAGTACGGCTTCGACATCTGCAAAAAGGTCGTGCCGCTCTCGTTCGGGCAGACGGTCATAGTACACAAGCGCTCGGTCATCGCGGTGGAGGCGATGGAAGGCACCGACGCTACACTGCTGCGCGCCGGCTCGCTCTGCAAAGGCGGCACCGTCGCAAAGATGATGCGCCTCGACCAGGACGAACGCTACGACATCCCGACCGTCGGCCCCGACACTCTGATGCACATGGCGGAGGCGAAGCTAACCTGCCTCGCTCTGCACGCCGGCTGGACGCTGATACTCAATCCCGAGGAATTCGCGCGCGTCGCCGAACGCGAGCGCATCGCCGTGATAGGAGTGGAAGTTTGTCGGTCTTTATAA
- a CDS encoding ZIP family metal transporter — protein MEFFMEQSPPVRALIAGLFTWGFTALGAAGVFLAKRPGQRTLDVMLGFAGGVMVAASFWSLLAPAIEISEELGYPGWLPPVLGFLAGGGALRLLDMVMPHLHPAMAETAPDGPPSSLRRTTLLVLAITLHNIPEGLAVGVAFGSIGAMPESTLAGAAALALGMGLQNFPEGLAVSMPLRREGLSRACAFFYGQLSAIVEPVFAFVGALLVWAARPVLPFALAFAAGAMIFVVVEETVPESQASGNGDLATTGFLIGFAVMMVLDVSLG, from the coding sequence ATGGAATTTTTCATGGAACAGTCGCCGCCGGTGCGGGCGCTCATAGCCGGGCTCTTCACGTGGGGCTTCACGGCTCTCGGCGCGGCGGGCGTCTTTCTTGCTAAGCGTCCGGGACAGAGGACGCTCGACGTGATGCTCGGCTTCGCGGGAGGCGTCATGGTTGCTGCGAGCTTCTGGTCGCTGCTCGCGCCCGCCATAGAAATTTCCGAGGAGCTCGGCTATCCCGGCTGGCTCCCGCCCGTGCTCGGCTTCCTCGCGGGCGGCGGAGCGCTGCGGCTGCTCGACATGGTTATGCCGCATCTGCATCCGGCGATGGCCGAGACCGCGCCGGACGGCCCGCCCTCTTCGCTGCGCCGCACGACTCTGCTTGTGCTCGCGATAACGCTGCACAACATTCCCGAGGGTCTCGCCGTCGGCGTCGCCTTCGGCTCGATAGGCGCGATGCCGGAATCTACGCTCGCCGGGGCGGCCGCCCTCGCGCTCGGCATGGGGCTGCAGAACTTTCCCGAAGGGCTCGCCGTTTCGATGCCGCTGCGCCGCGAGGGGCTTTCGCGCGCCTGCGCCTTCTTCTACGGACAGCTCTCCGCGATAGTGGAGCCCGTCTTCGCTTTTGTTGGCGCTCTGCTCGTATGGGCCGCGCGGCCCGTGCTGCCCTTCGCGCTCGCCTTCGCGGCCGGGGCTATGATCTTCGTCGTCGTCGAGGAGACTGTGCCGGAGTCGCAGGCCTCGGGCAACGGCGACCTCGCGACGACCGGCTTCCTCATCGGCTTCGCCGTCATGATGGTCCTCGACGTCTCGCTCGGTTAG
- a CDS encoding PLP-dependent aminotransferase family protein: MTDWSAEMVADFIELDKNSKTPVWKQIYGSLAEAAESGALAAGAKLPSVRELAAALSVSRSPVENAYARLIVEGLAESVPKSGCFVARRARRSEEPKEGTKADGAAPRFDFRFGTIDAEAADAEAWGRCVRSALKRRGEIISRGDPMGEPELRRALAAYAYRARGVKSSAEDIAVASGTQQLLFILCRALGVPGRAAVAEPGFEQGERVLRDCGWSVTRAEGPETARGAELFLEISSKRPASSFARADARRKALASWAREGRLLVEDDYNGELRWRARPIPAAQALAPDNAVYIGSFSQMLLPSVRIAYMAMPRAVAARCAGAAKLYDPTAGKAEQLALAEYIVSGGLERHLRRCRKIYLRKSRMLALELRSAFGGIDFHILESYTAAVVPCADPDEAARLASARGAAVEVWDGAVALVFSGVPSGELHAAVSALREAWLGSGLFPAASRGARSAI, translated from the coding sequence ATGACAGATTGGAGCGCTGAAATGGTCGCCGATTTTATAGAACTCGATAAAAATTCAAAAACGCCGGTGTGGAAACAGATCTACGGCTCGCTCGCGGAGGCGGCGGAGAGCGGGGCGCTTGCCGCCGGAGCGAAGCTGCCGTCTGTGCGCGAACTTGCGGCGGCGCTCTCCGTAAGCCGTTCGCCTGTCGAGAACGCTTACGCGCGGCTGATCGTCGAAGGGCTGGCCGAGAGCGTGCCGAAGAGCGGCTGCTTCGTCGCGCGCCGCGCACGTCGCTCCGAAGAGCCGAAGGAGGGGACGAAGGCGGACGGGGCCGCGCCGCGCTTCGACTTCCGCTTCGGAACGATAGACGCGGAGGCAGCCGACGCAGAAGCGTGGGGCAGGTGCGTGCGCTCCGCGCTCAAGCGGCGCGGCGAGATAATTTCGCGCGGCGACCCGATGGGCGAGCCGGAGCTGCGCCGCGCGCTCGCGGCCTACGCCTACCGCGCCCGCGGCGTGAAGAGTTCCGCGGAGGACATCGCCGTCGCCTCGGGCACACAGCAGCTTCTTTTTATTTTGTGCCGCGCGCTGGGCGTCCCCGGGCGCGCCGCGGTCGCTGAGCCGGGCTTCGAGCAGGGCGAGCGCGTGCTGCGCGACTGCGGATGGAGCGTGACGCGCGCCGAAGGGCCGGAGACGGCGCGCGGAGCGGAGCTTTTTCTTGAAATTTCTTCGAAGCGGCCCGCATCGTCTTTCGCGCGCGCTGACGCGAGGCGCAAGGCGCTCGCCTCGTGGGCGCGCGAAGGAAGGCTGCTCGTTGAGGACGACTACAACGGCGAGCTGCGCTGGCGCGCGCGGCCTATTCCGGCGGCGCAGGCTCTGGCGCCGGACAACGCCGTCTACATCGGCAGCTTCTCACAGATGCTGCTTCCTTCCGTGCGCATCGCCTACATGGCGATGCCGCGCGCTGTCGCCGCGCGCTGCGCCGGGGCGGCGAAGCTATACGACCCGACGGCCGGCAAGGCGGAGCAGCTCGCTCTCGCGGAATACATCGTAAGCGGCGGCCTCGAGCGCCATCTGCGCCGCTGCCGGAAAATCTATCTGCGCAAGAGCCGCATGCTCGCCTTGGAGCTGCGCTCGGCCTTCGGCGGCATAGATTTCCATATTCTCGAGAGCTACACCGCAGCAGTCGTGCCGTGCGCCGATCCAGACGAGGCGGCGCGCCTCGCCTCGGCGCGCGGTGCGGCGGTCGAAGTGTGGGACGGCGCCGTCGCGCTCGTCTTCTCCGGCGTGCCGTCCGGCGAGCTTCACGCCGCCGTCTCCGCGCTGCGCGAAGCGTGGCTCGGCTCCGGCCTTTTTCCCGCCGCTTCGCGCGGCGCGCGCTCTGCGATATAA